In Actinoplanes lobatus, the DNA window GCGGACCACCAGGTACGCCGAGACCAGCACCAGGAAGATCACCAGGCCGAGCATCGCCTTGTCGATGACCGCCCCGCCCCAGGCCGACGAGACCTGCTGGTCGCTGATGTCGGTCACCTCGATGCCGAGGTCCTCGGCGAGCGCGGTCTTGGCCTCCGCCATCTCGCCGGTGGAGAGCTCGGAGGTACGGATCTTGTAGTTGGCGTCGGCCCCGTTGCCGACCTGCTGCGCCGCGTTGACCTGCGCCTCCGGGTCCACCTCGTGAACCGCGGTCTCCACCGCCTGCTGGATCTCCGACTGCTCGAAGGTCTTCCCGTCCACCTGGGCCGGGACGCTGAACTCGCTGCCACCGGCGAACTCGATGCCCAGGTGGAAACGGTTGATCGCGAAGCTGCCGATGGCGATCGCCACGAGCGCCGCCGCGATGGTGAACCACATCTTGCGGCGGCCCACGATGTTGAGGTTCGCCTCACCCGTGTAGAGGCGGGACGCGAAACCGGATCGGGCCATGTCAGGCCTCCTTCACGCGCGAGGAGCCGGACTCCTCGGTCGGGCCGCGGCGCAGGGCACGGCCGAGGCCGCTGACCCTGGGCGACATGAACGCAGGGGTGCTGGCGAGCAGCGACATGATCGGGTGCCGGAAGAGGAACACCACGAGCAGGTCGAGCACCGTCGAGAGGCCGAGCGCGAAGGCGAGACCCTGCACCTGGCCGATCGACACGATGTAGAGAACCACGGCACACATGATCGTGATGGCGTTCGCCGAGATGATCGTGCGCTTGGCCCGCTGCCATGCCCGGGGAACCGCGCTACGCGGGCTCCGGCCTTCGTGGATCTCGTCCTTGAGACGTTCGAAGTAGATGACGAACGAGTCCGCCGCGACACCCAGCGAGACGATGAAGCCGACGATGCCGGCCAGCGTCAGGGTGAAGCCGATCGAGCGGCCCAGGAAGACCAGGGCGCCGAAGGTGAGCAGCGCGGAGAGGCCCAGGCTCAGGAAGATCACCAGGCCGAGCAACCGGTAGTAGAAGAACGCGTAGATCGCGACCAGGCCGAGGCCGATCGCCGCGGCGAGCAGACCCGCCCTCAGCTGCTGGTCACCGACGGTCGCCGTGACGGTCTGCGCCGGGCCGGCGTCGAAGGTCACCGGGATGGCGCCGAAGTTCAGCTGGTCGGCGAGCTTCTTGGCGCTGGTCCCGTCGAAGTCACCGGTGATCTGCGACTGGCCGGTGAGCACGCCCTGGATCTGCGGCGCGGAGATGATCTCCTTGTCCAGGACCACGGCCACCGCGCAGTGGTCGGCGTCGGCGTACATCGAGGTGACCGCGACGTAGCAGGGGTCGTTGGGGCCGGCCTCGTACGCCTTCTTGGTGAGGGCGGTCCACTTCTTCTGACCCTCGCTCTTGAAGTCGAGCGAGACGACCCACTGGTTCTGCTGGGTGTCGAGCTGCGGGCTGGCCTTGTCGATGTCGTCACCGACGACCTCGGCCTTGTCCAGCATCACCTTGTAGACGCCCTGCTGGCAGGCGACGACCTCGCTGTCGACGGCGTCGATCGAGCCGTTCGGCCGCGCGTTCAGCTGCTTGCAGCTGATCGTCGGGACGTTGAACTGCATCTGCGGGCTGAGCGCGGCCACCTCGGCGCCGCTCAGCTCGGCGAACGCCTTGAAGGGCAGGCCGGCCTTGGGGTCGGCGCTGAGGTCCACCGGCGCGGTCAGCTTCTCGGCCGCGGCCCAGGCGTCGGCGCCGACCTTCTTCTTGATGGCCTCGCGCTGCTCCTTGACGTCCGCGGTGACCGGGGCCGGCGCCGCGGCGGACGCGGCGGGCGACGGGGTCGCGGACGGCGTGGCCGACGGGGTGGCGCTCGGGCTCGGCACGGCCGCGCCACCGCCCTGACCGCCGGTCGACGGGGTGGCCGACGGCTTCGCGTCATCGGCCTTCGGGGCGGCGCCGGCGGACGCGGACGGGGACGGGGCGGCGCTGCCGCTGGCCGACGCGCTCGGGGCCGGGCTCGGCGGGTTGAGGGCGACCGACGAGACGTCCCCGGTCACACCGGTGACCAGGCGGAACCGCATGTTCGCGGCCTGCTCCAGGCCCTTGAGCTGCTCGTCGGCCTTACCGGCGAGCGAGACGACGATGGTGTTGTTGCCCTGGATGACCACCTCGGCCTCGGACACACCGAGAGCGTTGACCCGGCTGTCGATGATCTCGCGGGCCAGCTCCATGTCCTCCGGGCTCGGTGGGGCGCCCTGCTGGGAGGCGATGTAGGTGGCCTGCGTGCCACCGATCAGGTCCAGGCCGAGTTTCGGCTCGAGCCGATCCCTCCAGCTGCCCTCCGCACCGGCGGCGAAGAAGACGCACAGATACAGGACGACGAAGACCAGACCGAGCACGCCTAGCTGGCGTCCAGGATGCATCTGTCCCTGTGGTGGTCGTGCCACGGCTTTAGGTCTCCCTGTGTTCCGGCCGCGCGACGGCGCGGCGCTTTGGTCTGTGACCGGCCGTCGACGGTCGAACGGCGGGCGGACGCGCCGGGCCGGGAGCGTCACCCCGGACCGGCGCGATGGGCGTGCTTCGGGTCAGTCCTGCTTGTGCGTCTCGGTGACGGGGCTCTCCGGCTCGTCCGCGACCGGTGGGGCCTCGTCGGGCTCGGGGATGGCCTCGCCCGCCTTCTGAACGACCCGGGCGATCGCGGGACGCGCGAACCGGACCTCGAC includes these proteins:
- the secD gene encoding protein translocase subunit SecD, with the translated sequence MHPGRQLGVLGLVFVVLYLCVFFAAGAEGSWRDRLEPKLGLDLIGGTQATYIASQQGAPPSPEDMELAREIIDSRVNALGVSEAEVVIQGNNTIVVSLAGKADEQLKGLEQAANMRFRLVTGVTGDVSSVALNPPSPAPSASASGSAAPSPSASAGAAPKADDAKPSATPSTGGQGGGAAVPSPSATPSATPSATPSPAASAAAPAPVTADVKEQREAIKKKVGADAWAAAEKLTAPVDLSADPKAGLPFKAFAELSGAEVAALSPQMQFNVPTISCKQLNARPNGSIDAVDSEVVACQQGVYKVMLDKAEVVGDDIDKASPQLDTQQNQWVVSLDFKSEGQKKWTALTKKAYEAGPNDPCYVAVTSMYADADHCAVAVVLDKEIISAPQIQGVLTGQSQITGDFDGTSAKKLADQLNFGAIPVTFDAGPAQTVTATVGDQQLRAGLLAAAIGLGLVAIYAFFYYRLLGLVIFLSLGLSALLTFGALVFLGRSIGFTLTLAGIVGFIVSLGVAADSFVIYFERLKDEIHEGRSPRSAVPRAWQRAKRTIISANAITIMCAVVLYIVSIGQVQGLAFALGLSTVLDLLVVFLFRHPIMSLLASTPAFMSPRVSGLGRALRRGPTEESGSSRVKEA